A genome region from Crossiella equi includes the following:
- a CDS encoding ABC transporter permease: MTTTVTRPEAVQPGEAGTPGPWRGSGLGTQILVLTNRSLRPILRDPKTVVFSLMQPLLMLVLFSQVFRVIAEGPMFPKGVSYIDYLLPAIMVTTATMVGVQAGVGLTSDMKNGVLARFRSMPVSPVAVLVARSIADLTRGLIELVVMLVAAALFFGFAPAGGFFGVAGALLLALAVGWSLGWLFLAAAAWLRESTTAQMVGMMALFPLQFASSAFVPVESLPNWLQVVAQVNPLSYAINASRDLALAQPVGSGVTSALLVSAGIAVVGVFVAVRGFRRP; the protein is encoded by the coding sequence ATGACGACCACCGTCACCCGGCCCGAGGCCGTCCAGCCGGGGGAAGCGGGCACGCCCGGACCGTGGCGGGGCAGCGGCCTCGGCACGCAGATCCTGGTGCTGACCAACCGCTCGTTGCGACCGATCCTGCGCGACCCGAAGACCGTGGTGTTCAGCCTCATGCAGCCGCTGCTGATGCTGGTGCTGTTCAGCCAGGTCTTCCGGGTCATCGCCGAGGGGCCGATGTTCCCCAAGGGCGTGTCCTACATCGACTACCTGCTGCCCGCGATCATGGTCACCACCGCGACCATGGTGGGCGTGCAGGCGGGCGTCGGCCTGACCAGCGACATGAAGAACGGTGTGCTGGCGCGGTTCCGCTCGATGCCGGTGAGCCCGGTCGCGGTGCTCGTCGCGCGCAGCATCGCCGACCTCACCCGCGGGCTCATCGAGCTGGTGGTGATGCTGGTCGCGGCGGCCCTGTTCTTCGGCTTCGCCCCGGCGGGCGGGTTCTTCGGCGTGGCGGGCGCGCTGCTGCTGGCGCTGGCCGTGGGCTGGAGCCTGGGCTGGCTGTTCCTGGCCGCGGCCGCGTGGCTGCGGGAGAGCACCACCGCGCAGATGGTCGGAATGATGGCGCTGTTCCCGCTGCAGTTCGCCTCCTCGGCGTTCGTGCCGGTGGAGAGCCTGCCGAACTGGCTGCAGGTGGTGGCCCAGGTGAACCCGCTGTCCTACGCCATCAACGCCTCGCGCGACCTCGCGCTGGCGCAGCCGGTCGGCTCCGGGGTGACCTCGGCGCTGCTGGTGAGCGCGGGCATCGCGGTGGTCGGCGTGTTCGTGGCGGTGCGCGGCTTCCGGCGCCCCTGA
- a CDS encoding cytochrome c oxidase assembly protein has protein sequence MAVLVVVGFLLALSAAVALTAISPGRVYAEYGLPDPGDLTRFGQSLVRALAEVCAAVTVGSLLFAVFLTPARGNNLLAADGYAAVRAAGWAALGWFLSAAAMVPLFVANALGRPVTEVLKPTELVVYIDALEQAKAWVVTALLAGLLAIACRIVLSWGWTLAAFAFSLLCLMPVAVTGHSASGGSHDVGTNSLIFHLLATGFWVGGLVALVAHAYRGGGHLQLAYRRFSSLALVCWIVLAVSGVVNALVRVHPADLFSTPYGALVLAKIAALGVLGVFGYVQRQRGVRALGAEESRSVLMRLGGVEVLLMLVTIGIAVALGGTPPPGELGAQPSTTELLIGYNLYGPPDFLALLLDWRFDLVFGTFSIAAAVVYLLGVRRLRKRGDKWPVGRTIAWVAGCLTIVIATCSGIGRYSPAMFSVHMGSHMLLSMLAPVLLVLGGPVTLALRALPTAGKDTPSGPREWLLAVVHSPVSRFLTHPLVALALFVGSFYGLYFSGLFDAALPLHWAHLAMNAHFLLAGYVFYWPVIGIDPAPRRLPPLGRLGLVFASMPFHAFFGIALMSGSNVIGSSFYSQLNLPWVTDLLADQRLGGGLTWASGELPLLVVVIALLAQWAKSDERDAKRSDRHADADGDADLAAYNAMLKQMARKREG, from the coding sequence ATGGCGGTGCTGGTGGTCGTTGGTTTCCTGCTCGCCCTGAGTGCGGCCGTCGCGCTCACCGCGATATCACCCGGGCGGGTGTACGCGGAGTACGGCCTGCCCGACCCGGGTGATCTCACGCGGTTCGGCCAGTCCCTGGTGCGCGCGCTGGCCGAGGTGTGCGCGGCCGTCACGGTCGGGTCGCTGCTGTTCGCGGTCTTCCTCACCCCGGCCCGGGGGAACAACCTGCTGGCCGCCGACGGCTACGCGGCCGTGCGCGCCGCGGGCTGGGCCGCCCTGGGCTGGTTCCTCTCCGCCGCGGCCATGGTGCCGCTGTTCGTGGCCAACGCCCTGGGCCGACCGGTCACCGAGGTGCTCAAGCCCACCGAGCTGGTCGTCTACATCGACGCGCTCGAACAGGCCAAGGCCTGGGTGGTCACCGCGCTGCTGGCCGGGCTGCTGGCCATCGCCTGCCGCATCGTGCTGTCCTGGGGCTGGACGCTGGCCGCGTTCGCCTTCTCCCTGCTGTGCCTGATGCCGGTCGCGGTCACCGGGCACTCGGCCTCCGGCGGCTCGCACGACGTCGGCACCAACTCGCTGATCTTCCACCTGCTCGCCACCGGGTTCTGGGTCGGCGGCCTGGTCGCCCTGGTCGCGCACGCCTACCGCGGCGGCGGCCACCTCCAGCTCGCCTACCGCCGCTTCTCCTCGCTGGCCCTGGTCTGCTGGATCGTGCTGGCCGTCTCCGGCGTGGTGAACGCCCTGGTCCGCGTGCACCCCGCCGACCTGTTCAGCACCCCCTACGGCGCACTGGTGCTGGCCAAGATCGCCGCACTGGGCGTGCTCGGCGTGTTCGGCTACGTGCAGCGGCAGCGCGGCGTGCGAGCCCTCGGCGCGGAGGAGTCCCGGTCGGTGCTGATGCGCCTGGGCGGCGTCGAGGTGCTGCTCATGCTCGTCACGATCGGCATCGCGGTCGCTCTCGGCGGCACCCCGCCGCCCGGCGAGCTCGGCGCGCAGCCCTCCACCACCGAGCTGCTCATCGGCTACAACCTCTACGGCCCGCCGGACTTCCTCGCCCTGCTGCTGGACTGGCGGTTCGACCTGGTCTTCGGCACGTTCTCGATCGCGGCCGCGGTGGTCTACCTGCTCGGCGTGCGCCGCCTGCGCAAGCGCGGCGACAAGTGGCCGGTGGGCCGCACGATCGCCTGGGTCGCGGGCTGCCTCACCATCGTCATCGCCACCTGCTCGGGCATCGGCCGGTACTCGCCCGCGATGTTCAGCGTGCACATGGGCAGCCACATGCTGCTGTCCATGCTGGCCCCGGTGCTGCTGGTGCTCGGCGGCCCGGTCACGCTGGCCCTGCGCGCCCTGCCCACCGCGGGCAAGGACACCCCGTCCGGACCGCGCGAGTGGCTGCTCGCGGTGGTGCACTCCCCGGTCAGCCGCTTCCTCACCCACCCGCTGGTGGCGCTCGCGCTGTTCGTCGGCTCCTTCTACGGCCTGTACTTCTCCGGCCTCTTCGACGCCGCGCTGCCCCTGCACTGGGCGCACCTGGCGATGAACGCGCACTTCCTGCTCGCCGGGTACGTCTTCTACTGGCCGGTCATCGGCATCGACCCGGCGCCGCGCCGCCTGCCGCCGCTGGGCCGCCTCGGGCTGGTGTTCGCCTCGATGCCCTTCCACGCGTTCTTCGGCATCGCGCTGATGAGCGGCTCGAACGTGATCGGCTCGTCCTTCTACAGCCAGCTCAACCTGCCCTGGGTCACCGACCTGCTCGCCGACCAGCGCCTGGGCGGCGGCCTGACCTGGGCCTCCGGTGAGCTGCCGCTGCTGGTGGTGGTGATCGCGCTGCTCGCGCAGTGGGCCAAGTCCGACGAGCGCGACGCCAAGCGCTCGGACCGGCACGCCGACGCGGACGGCGACGCCGACCTCGCCGCGTACAACGCGATGCTCAAGCAGATGGCCCGCAAGCGCGAGGGCTGA
- a CDS encoding DNA alkylation repair protein produces MAGTTVPELLAELAELEDPKMRAVNEKHGDDHGVNLTKLRAIAKRLKTQQDLARDLWATGDTAARLLALLVCRPKVFDRDELDTMLRDARTPKVQDWLVNYVVKKSPHAEDLRRTWFADPDPVVASAGWALTTERVAKKPEGLDLPGLLDLIEADMKDAPPRLQWAMNHTLAQIGIEHPDQRARAIDIGERLEVLKDYPTPPNCTSPFAPVWITEMVRRQHA; encoded by the coding sequence ATGGCGGGAACGACGGTGCCGGAGCTGCTGGCCGAGCTGGCCGAGCTCGAGGACCCGAAGATGCGCGCGGTGAACGAGAAGCACGGCGACGACCACGGCGTGAACCTGACCAAGCTCCGCGCGATCGCCAAACGCCTCAAGACCCAACAGGACCTGGCCCGCGACCTCTGGGCCACCGGCGACACCGCGGCCCGCCTGCTGGCCCTGCTGGTCTGCCGCCCGAAGGTCTTCGACCGCGACGAGCTGGACACGATGCTCCGCGACGCGCGCACGCCCAAGGTCCAGGACTGGCTGGTCAACTACGTGGTGAAGAAGAGCCCGCACGCCGAGGACCTCCGGCGGACCTGGTTCGCCGACCCGGACCCCGTGGTGGCGAGCGCGGGCTGGGCGCTGACCACCGAACGCGTGGCCAAGAAGCCCGAGGGCCTGGACCTGCCCGGCCTGCTCGACCTCATCGAGGCCGACATGAAGGACGCCCCGCCGCGGCTCCAGTGGGCGATGAACCACACCCTGGCCCAGATCGGCATCGAGCACCCGGACCAGCGCGCCCGCGCGATCGACATCGGCGAGCGGCTGGAGGTGCTCAAGGACTACCCGACGCCGCCGAACTGCACCTCGCCGTTCGCGCCCGTGTGGATCACCGAGATGGTGCGGCGGCAACACGCCTGA
- a CDS encoding AbfB domain-containing protein, producing MGSGARGVAVTDQDRIRAAKAVGFTEGELSELLLFAERDFVMELWKKATGREVRAIIELALQKNTSTAFAELILVGVFDAKKRDDDNQIREEAQARIDRDLKRRAIATLRITVTPDVLEFGIRDFVIRIWRIAEGAEVKKAAEAVIDASLDVQRQFLGQGIVDAFAVDQERDREQKHQQNEAAKERQRLRDTRANAASVAGMQIPDEMLDLSDDNFIREIRRRAVKDSWVAGEAQIALNNGDPKVWRAFIETGIYEARRKDDERDKAQVDGENRARIVAIRGRAEASGMNPELLKATDAALRGSRDDRVRFLTKGYEHVLRQSLQVTTPGLSGSIFARHENGVGRISHVHGGSADLAKQDATWTVRPGLSDPNCYSFESVNIPDYYLRHELYRVRIAAKEPTDAFRGDATFCPRQGLSGTGVSLEAANLKGRFIRHMSGEIWLANDSGQFDFDRPHMFREDASWQVVEPWVPHPR from the coding sequence GTGGGCAGCGGTGCTCGGGGTGTCGCAGTCACCGATCAGGACAGGATCCGTGCGGCGAAGGCGGTTGGCTTCACCGAAGGTGAGCTGTCGGAGCTCCTGCTCTTCGCCGAGCGCGACTTCGTCATGGAGCTGTGGAAGAAGGCCACGGGGCGTGAGGTTCGGGCGATCATCGAGCTAGCGTTGCAGAAGAACACCTCGACAGCGTTCGCCGAGCTGATTCTGGTCGGTGTCTTCGACGCGAAGAAGCGCGACGATGACAACCAGATCCGTGAGGAGGCACAGGCGCGCATCGACCGCGACCTCAAGCGCCGGGCTATCGCCACACTCCGGATCACGGTCACCCCGGACGTGCTCGAGTTCGGTATCCGTGATTTCGTCATCCGGATCTGGCGCATCGCTGAAGGAGCGGAAGTCAAGAAAGCGGCCGAGGCTGTCATCGATGCGAGCCTTGACGTGCAGCGACAGTTCCTTGGTCAGGGTATCGTCGATGCCTTCGCTGTCGATCAAGAGCGTGACCGGGAGCAGAAGCATCAGCAGAACGAGGCGGCGAAGGAGAGGCAGCGTCTCCGTGATACCAGGGCCAATGCTGCCTCGGTTGCTGGAATGCAGATTCCGGATGAAATGCTCGATCTCTCCGACGACAACTTCATCCGGGAAATCCGACGCCGGGCGGTCAAGGACAGCTGGGTAGCGGGGGAGGCCCAGATCGCGCTGAACAACGGCGACCCGAAGGTTTGGCGCGCCTTCATTGAAACGGGGATCTACGAAGCAAGAAGAAAGGACGACGAGAGAGACAAGGCGCAGGTCGATGGTGAGAACAGGGCCAGAATCGTGGCCATCAGGGGTCGGGCTGAGGCCAGCGGGATGAACCCGGAGCTGCTCAAGGCCACCGATGCCGCACTGCGCGGTTCGCGGGATGACCGGGTCCGCTTCCTCACCAAGGGCTACGAGCATGTACTGCGCCAGTCGCTCCAGGTGACAACGCCTGGCTTGTCCGGCTCGATCTTCGCCCGGCATGAGAACGGTGTCGGCCGGATCAGCCACGTCCACGGCGGTAGCGCCGACCTGGCCAAACAGGACGCCACCTGGACTGTCCGGCCCGGCCTGTCCGACCCGAACTGCTACTCCTTCGAATCGGTGAACATTCCGGACTACTACCTGCGCCACGAGCTGTACCGGGTGCGCATCGCGGCCAAGGAGCCCACAGATGCCTTCCGGGGCGATGCCACTTTCTGCCCGCGCCAGGGGCTGTCCGGCACCGGGGTCTCGCTGGAGGCCGCCAACCTCAAGGGACGTTTCATCCGCCACATGAGCGGTGAGATCTGGCTGGCCAATGACAGCGGCCAGTTCGACTTCGACCGGCCGCACATGTTCAGAGAGGATGCGAGCTGGCAGGTCGTCGAGCCGTGGGTACCGCACCCGAGGTAG
- a CDS encoding SUKH-3 domain-containing protein, producing the protein MNERPAIAMLKKAGWFPGRRVSAERDISVLQSEGYSLFPKAEEFLAEFTGLRLEIENESQDEIFFSAAYVCESMFFFEWSVEYSQRAGVRMIPAGVAEEYLTLLVGEDGRWFGGFDGEFGLLGDDIFEAIDSFVTNPSDFKQRL; encoded by the coding sequence GTGAACGAAAGACCCGCCATCGCCATGCTCAAGAAGGCGGGCTGGTTTCCAGGTCGGCGAGTCTCAGCAGAGCGGGATATTTCCGTCCTGCAGTCCGAGGGGTACTCCCTGTTTCCGAAGGCAGAGGAGTTTCTCGCGGAGTTCACCGGGTTGCGACTCGAAATCGAGAATGAATCCCAGGACGAGATATTTTTCTCCGCCGCCTACGTGTGCGAGTCCATGTTCTTCTTCGAATGGTCCGTCGAGTACTCTCAGCGCGCCGGGGTGCGCATGATTCCAGCAGGAGTAGCAGAGGAATACCTGACTCTGCTGGTCGGAGAAGACGGTCGCTGGTTCGGCGGCTTCGACGGGGAGTTCGGGCTGCTCGGAGACGACATCTTCGAAGCGATCGATTCGTTCGTTACCAACCCCAGCGATTTCAAGCAACGCCTGTAG
- a CDS encoding PucR family transcriptional regulator encodes MGASAFVLGGEELHARLAREAPGLVRTVLAEIERRVAGYGVLPAEQLAGDITRVTEQNLRAFIELLRTRELPSERELAFLRESAARRAEEGIPIEVVLTAYHVGVQTVWEFVTPFVRPEEVEQVMAVNALVLRYLEVVTPAVGAGYLDERRRMLDDEGSARHTVLGVLLGGGDAAAAARQAGVRLPERYLVLALGLGRHADEGRDGVDPVVAGRRKLRRVRSELGRRAGEGVLSALTPEGGTALVPVSREPGPGWVGELVSAVARVAGAEVTAGWAVAGPEQVASAAQTAQEVLRVAGAFGRPPGVYRLADVLLEYQMSRPGEALDGLARLLAPLDGSPELEQTLEVYLRRGGRRPTASELHVHPNTVDYRLRRVLELTGLDATRISEIGLIKAALAARVSRRRA; translated from the coding sequence ATGGGTGCCAGTGCGTTCGTGCTCGGCGGGGAGGAGCTGCACGCACGGCTCGCGCGGGAGGCACCCGGGCTGGTGCGGACCGTGCTGGCCGAGATCGAGCGGCGGGTCGCGGGGTACGGGGTGCTGCCCGCGGAGCAGCTGGCCGGGGACATCACCCGGGTGACCGAGCAGAACCTGCGGGCGTTCATCGAGCTGTTGCGGACCCGGGAGCTGCCGTCAGAGCGGGAGCTCGCCTTCCTGCGGGAGTCGGCGGCGCGGCGGGCGGAGGAGGGCATCCCGATCGAGGTGGTGCTCACCGCGTACCACGTCGGGGTGCAGACGGTGTGGGAGTTCGTCACGCCGTTCGTGCGGCCCGAGGAGGTCGAGCAGGTCATGGCCGTCAACGCCCTGGTGCTGCGGTATCTGGAGGTGGTCACGCCCGCCGTCGGGGCCGGGTACCTGGACGAGCGGCGGCGCATGCTCGACGACGAGGGCTCCGCCCGGCACACGGTCCTGGGGGTGCTGCTCGGGGGTGGGGACGCGGCCGCGGCCGCGCGGCAGGCCGGGGTGCGGTTGCCCGAGCGGTACCTGGTGCTGGCCCTGGGGCTCGGGCGGCACGCCGACGAGGGGCGGGACGGGGTTGATCCCGTGGTGGCCGGGCGGCGCAAGCTCCGGCGGGTGCGCTCCGAACTGGGGAGGCGGGCCGGGGAGGGGGTGCTGTCCGCGCTCACGCCCGAGGGCGGGACCGCGCTGGTACCGGTCAGCCGCGAGCCCGGGCCCGGGTGGGTGGGCGAGCTGGTCTCGGCCGTGGCGCGGGTCGCCGGGGCCGAGGTGACCGCCGGGTGGGCGGTGGCCGGACCGGAGCAGGTGGCCTCGGCCGCGCAGACCGCGCAGGAGGTGCTGCGCGTGGCCGGGGCGTTCGGGCGTCCGCCCGGGGTGTACCGGCTGGCCGACGTGCTGCTGGAGTACCAGATGTCCCGGCCCGGGGAGGCCCTGGACGGGCTCGCCCGGCTGCTCGCCCCCCTGGACGGCAGTCCCGAGCTGGAGCAGACCCTGGAGGTGTACCTGCGGCGGGGCGGGCGGCGGCCCACCGCGTCCGAGCTGCACGTGCACCCGAACACGGTGGACTACCGGCTGCGCCGCGTGCTGGAGCTGACCGGGCTGGACGCCACCCGGATCAGCGAGATCGGCCTGATCAAGGCCGCGCTGGCCGCCCGGGTCAGTCGGCGGCGGGCCTGA
- a CDS encoding SGNH/GDSL hydrolase family protein, whose protein sequence is MRLVAAGLVVGLALVGSPAFAAQPLEYVAMGDSAAAGPLIPNQDPNLLCLRSDRNYPQVTAKALGAKLTDVTCSGATTDDFAGRRYGILAPQFDALKPTTGLVSVTIGANDSGLFQSALGCVNLLPEPLGLSCEDRLTAGGKDELAASVDAWGPRFGKALDEIRKRAPKAKVLVTGYGTYIRPGGCHPVQPIWARDGDYLQSVMNRISTVAKAQALLKGASFVDFAAVTVGHDTCAAPKDRYLEGLLPTTIAAPLHPNAQGMAAFGAAVATAAGLPDVVRPAAD, encoded by the coding sequence ATGCGACTGGTGGCGGCGGGACTCGTGGTCGGCCTGGCTCTGGTGGGGAGTCCCGCGTTCGCGGCGCAACCGCTGGAGTACGTGGCGATGGGCGACTCGGCGGCGGCCGGTCCGCTGATCCCGAACCAGGACCCCAACCTGCTGTGCCTGCGCTCAGACCGCAACTACCCGCAGGTCACGGCCAAGGCGCTGGGTGCGAAGCTGACCGACGTCACCTGCTCCGGCGCCACCACCGACGACTTCGCGGGCCGCCGCTACGGCATCCTGGCGCCGCAGTTCGACGCGCTCAAGCCCACCACCGGCCTGGTCTCGGTGACCATCGGCGCCAACGACTCCGGCCTGTTCCAGAGCGCGCTGGGCTGCGTCAACCTGCTGCCCGAGCCGCTCGGGCTCTCCTGCGAGGACCGGCTGACGGCGGGCGGCAAGGACGAGCTGGCCGCCTCGGTGGACGCCTGGGGGCCGAGGTTCGGCAAGGCCCTGGACGAGATCCGCAAGCGCGCGCCCAAGGCGAAGGTCCTGGTCACCGGCTACGGCACCTACATCCGCCCCGGCGGCTGCCACCCGGTGCAGCCCATCTGGGCGCGGGACGGCGACTACCTGCAGAGCGTCATGAACCGCATCAGCACGGTGGCCAAGGCCCAGGCGCTGCTCAAGGGCGCGAGCTTCGTCGACTTCGCCGCGGTGACCGTCGGCCACGACACCTGCGCCGCCCCGAAGGACCGCTACCTGGAAGGCCTGCTGCCGACCACGATCGCGGCCCCGCTGCACCCGAACGCCCAGGGCATGGCCGCCTTCGGCGCGGCGGTGGCCACCGCAGCCGGGCTGCCGGACGTGGTCAGGCCCGCCGCCGACTGA
- a CDS encoding SDR family oxidoreductase, with product MTAAQTKTVFVTGASTGFGAAIARRFAGEGHRVVATARRADKLAALAAEYGEHVLPVELDVRDNHAVEQVVAGLPAAFAEVDVLVNNAGLALGLEPAHRASLDDWERMVDTNCKGLMYCTRALLPGMVERGRGHVVNIGSVAGLHPYPGGNVYGGTKAFVRQFSLNLRSDLHGTGVRVTDVEPGMCGGTEFSLVRFQGDADKAANVYDGMQPLTAEDIAETVHWVTGQPAHVNVNTIELMPVAQSFAAFQVHRQA from the coding sequence GTGACTGCTGCGCAGACCAAGACCGTGTTCGTGACCGGCGCCTCCACCGGGTTCGGGGCGGCCATCGCCCGCCGCTTCGCCGGGGAGGGCCACCGGGTCGTCGCCACCGCGCGGCGCGCGGACAAGCTCGCCGCGCTGGCCGCCGAGTACGGCGAGCACGTGCTCCCGGTCGAGCTGGACGTGCGGGACAACCACGCCGTGGAACAGGTCGTCGCGGGCCTGCCCGCCGCGTTCGCCGAGGTCGACGTGCTGGTGAACAACGCGGGCCTGGCCCTGGGCCTGGAGCCCGCGCACCGCGCGTCCCTGGACGACTGGGAGCGGATGGTCGACACCAACTGCAAGGGCCTCATGTACTGCACGCGCGCGCTGCTGCCCGGCATGGTCGAGCGAGGGCGCGGGCACGTGGTCAACATCGGCTCGGTCGCGGGCCTGCACCCCTACCCGGGCGGCAACGTATACGGCGGTACCAAGGCGTTCGTGCGCCAGTTCAGCCTCAACCTGCGCAGCGACCTGCACGGCACCGGCGTGCGGGTGACCGACGTGGAACCGGGCATGTGCGGCGGCACCGAGTTCTCCCTGGTGCGCTTCCAGGGCGATGCGGACAAGGCCGCCAACGTCTACGACGGCATGCAGCCGCTGACCGCGGAGGACATCGCCGAGACCGTGCACTGGGTCACCGGCCAGCCCGCGCACGTCAACGTGAACACCATCGAGCTGATGCCGGTGGCGCAGAGCTTCGCCGCGTTCCAGGTGCACCGGCAGGCCTGA